One Brassica napus cultivar Da-Ae chromosome C4, Da-Ae, whole genome shotgun sequence genomic region harbors:
- the LOC106392538 gene encoding ARGOS-like protein, translated as MDTTRDNRKDMSFRGSAQAPMMSKQEYIRTSSQSSKPRKLVTASYFSLESVVVLVGLTASLLILPLILPPLPPPPFMLLLIPIGIMFLLMVLAFMPSSSNANHYYYYTVA; from the exons ATGGATACGACAAGAGATAACCGAAAAGACATGAGTTTTCGTGGATCAGCTCAAGCTCCTATGATGAGTAAGCAAGAATATATCCGGACTTCTTCTCAGAGCAGCAAACCGAGGAAGCTAGTAACGGCGAGTTACTTCAGTTTAGAGTCAGTGGTTGTCCTTGTTGGTCTCACAGCATCTCTCTTGATCCTTCCCTTGATTCTTCCACCATTGCCTCCTCCTCCCTTTATGCTACTTCTCATTCCTATTGGGATTATGTTTCTGCTTATGGTTCTTGCTTTTATGCCTTCTTCTTCTAATGCCAACCAT TATTATTACTATACAGTTGCATGA
- the LOC106396154 gene encoding ankyrin repeat protein SKIP35 — protein MEKESVSDDDGLYPDEPFGSEFEITAHSSKEEKGEGSGVVFAREAPLIVGNRQAKCSGDVDVLEKGSLRKEKKLSRQDRIELGRLFQNATSSQDWELSERMIDLADLQTLNDLLCISLDSIWFLSTEGELRGITGLIAKIICHGAHDYTRATLRTSFLASCVSSCRNRTVSLSDSVTVMAQRLHERLQECNGDEVLKAEASTKVQKFTEWALKCIGFHSRCQGGARDKANQDSAAEIQLQLSAFKTFLDLAGNHLTGKDFTEAFDAACFPLTLFSTSFNPGWASGISATVIHGLLGMLVEGGADNVNQCFLEASRFGSTELVRILLQIAQRNSLDVDVDLALGFASHYSKIETMDCLVEEGHAMAFLGPLMRAAERGCMQVVEWFVKRGCREMELCLALTAATSSSQVEIAAYLLPHVPRPVLTALSIEILKAAGERSDGSLYGVEFLLKSDFLGDPVATYSVADTIANSEDESVPSELKTFLQEHWSEAALSQGVRESRDDFMNFMRVLKNGESAIRLKDLPGPLRVAVAYMPLYRECVKAGGRLLSQRLRGQLMEAVKQLQGIGVDTEEVWKGGHHHQLMAVLEHHLPLFLVKAYSH, from the exons atGGAGAAGGAGAGCGTGAGTGATGATGATGGATTGTACCCTGATGAGCCTTTTGGTTCCGAGTTTGAGATCACTGCTCACTCTTCAAAGGAAGAGAAAGGTGAAGGGAGTGGTGTGGTTTTCGCCAGAGAGGCACCTCTTATAGTAGGTAATCGCCAAGCTAAATGCAGTGGTGATGTTGATGTTCTTGAGAAGGGAAGTCTAAGGAAAGAGAAGAAGCTTAGTAGACAGGACAGGATCGAACTGGGACGGCTCTTCCAAAACGCTACTAGCTCGCAGGACTGGGAACTTTCCGAGAGGATGATTGATCTGGCTGATCTGCAAACTTTGAATGATCTGCTGTGTATTAGTCTAGATTCCATTTGGTTCTTGAGCACAGAGGGGGAGTTAAGAGGTATCACCGGATTGATTGCAAAGATCATATGCCATGGTGCTCATGACTACACTAGAGCTACACTCAGAACTTCGTTTCTTGCTTCTTGCGTCTCCTCTTGCCGTAACCGGACTGTTAGTCTTTCTGATAGTGTAACTGTAATGGCTCAAAG GTTACATGAGCGTCTTCAAGAGTGTAACGGTGATGAGGTTCTCAAAGCAGAAGCGAGTACCAAAGTTCAGAAGTTCACTGAATGGGCCCTCAAGTGCATAGGCTTCCACTCTCGTTGCCAGGGCGGCGCTAGAGATAAAGCTAACCAAGACTCTGCTGCTGAGATCCAACTCCAGCTCTCTGCTTTCAAGACGTTCTTGGATCTTGCGGGAAACCATTTGACAGGAAAGGATTTCACAGAAGCCTTTGATGCAGCTTGCTTCCCTCTTACGCTCTTCTCCACCTCTTTTAACCCTGGCTGGGCTTCTGGAATCTCAGCTACTGTCATACATGGATTGCTCGGGATGCTGGTGGAAGGAGGAGCTGATAATGTGAACCAGTGCTTTCTTGAAGCTTCTCGGTTTGGTAGCACAGAGCTTGTGCGCATCTTGTTGCAG ATTGCTCAAAGGAATAGCTTAGACGTGGACGTTGACTTAGCCTTGGGTTTTGCTTCCCACTATAGTAAGATTGAAACGATGGACTGCCTTGTGGAAGAAGGTCACGCCATGGCTTTCTTGGGTCCTTTGATGAGAGCAGCAGAGAGAGGCTGTATGCAAGTTGTGGAATGGTTTGTGAAAAGAGGCTGCCGCGAAATGGAGCTGTGCTTGGCTCTCACAGCCGCCACTTCGAGTAGCCAGGTCGAGATCGCAGCTTATCTTCTCCCTCATGTGCCGAGACCCGTCCTCACAGCTCTCAGCATCGAGATCCTCAAAGCAGCTGGAGAAAGAAGCGATGGTTCTCTCTACGGAGTAGAGTTTCTTCTCAAGTCAGACTTCCTCGGTGATCCGGTAGCTACTTACTCAGTTGCAGACACCATTGCGAACTCAGAAGACGAGTCTGTTCCTTCAGAGCTGAAAACGTTTCTCCAAGAGCATTGGTCAGAGGCTGCGTTAAGCCAAGGGGTGAGGGAAAGCAGAGATGACTTCATGAACTTCATGAGGGTTTTGAAGAATGGAGAGTCTGCTATACGTTTGAAGGATCTCCCAGGTCCGTTGAGAGTTGCGGTCGCTTACATGCCGTTGTACAGAGAGTGTGTGAAAGCGGGAGGGAGGTTGCTCTCGCAGAGATTAAGAGGACAGCTCATGGAAGCAGTGAAGCAGCTTCAGGGAATTGGTGTGGACACAGAGGAAGTATGGAAAGGTGGTCATCATCATCAGCTCATGGCGGTATTGGAGCATCACCTTCctctttttttggtcaaagctTATTCACACTGA